In Camelina sativa cultivar DH55 chromosome 13, Cs, whole genome shotgun sequence, the genomic window TACAGAGACGTTGAAGAATTGTCTATAACAACAAACAACGGCCTTTTTGGCCTCTCACGTGAAGATTTTAAgaaccaagaacaagaagatctctctctcttataatCGACCATTTCTTTCTCTGTCTTTACTTTTACTCCCTcgcttctcctctctctctcttagtcTCTTTGACCTTTCGTCACCGTTTCCGCCGCAAGAGAACCGTGACTCACCTTCGTCTTCCTCAACCGTGAGGTCCGTGACGTACATCCACCTTCGTCTATCTCAATGGTACTtactctacttcttcttcttcttcttcttatcaaatCAGCATTAGCGTCGTTGCTTCACATTCTTTAACCTCAATTCACCAttgattctctctctcactgaGATTACTGATTCTTATGCCTCCtaccttttgcttcttttttttgtatgcaGGAAATCGAACAACCCGTAACTCCTCCCGCCGCAGAGCAACAAACACTACCCGGAAGATTCTTCAGATGCCTCTTCACTTGTATCTTCTACACGCAACTAACCCTAATCTCGATCTTTGTGATCTTTCTCACGCTACGAGGTCTCGTCTTCACCAAATCACCTAACTTCCATCCCAAGAAATGGTACACTCCTCTGTTATCCTCTGTTGCTATCTCCGGAATCCTCTCTTTAGCCTGGAATTGCTTCTTCGTCTGCAACATACGAGCCACAGTCAAAGCAACGCTCTGGTTCACACCGATACTCACTATCTCCGTCGGGCTCTTCCTTATTCTCTACGACAAAAACGTGGTTCTAGGGTTCGGTGTACTTCTTGTGGTCTATAGTATCGTCACGGCAATGTATGGCTGGCTTTACGTCATGAACAAGCATGAATTCACCTTCAAGATGATGTCAATCGCCACAGGGTTATTACCTGCAAGAACCAGGGCTATAGCAGTTGGATCAGTGATCATAAGCGTCTTTTACTCTGGTTTCTTGGTTGCTGGAATCGGTGGAGCTACTGCTACAAGGACACGTCCAGATATACTTTTCATCTCCATCCTCGTGATAAGCCTTGCCTGGACAATGCAGGTTCTCAAAAACGTTCAAGAAGTCGCGATTTCGAAAGCCACATATGTATACTTCAGGCGTGATGAACTCATTAATGCCTGTGACGCACTTTGTGCCACTCTGAAAAACCAGCTCGGGAGCGTTTGCATTGGTTCAACACTTGTTCCTCTTATTGTACTCTTTAGGGGATCGATCCGGTGCTCTAATCTGCAGGATGGGTGCGACGACGACCAGGACATCTATACAAGTACTCGAGGCTGCTTTTGGATTGCCAATCATATTATTTTGTCCGGAAACAGATATGGATTTGTTCATGTGGGAGCTTACAACAAAGGGTTTGTGCAAGCGTCGAGTGATACATGGAGGACGTTCAGAACAGTGGCTGGATTTGAGCAATTGATTGACTTTGACATCACCAGCTCCATCTGTTTCTATAGCGCCATGGGAATTGGTGCAATCTCTGCATTAACTGCAGGAATATGGGAGCTTCTGATCCAAAAGGATCACTTCTTTGAGCTTACTATCTACGCTTTCATCATCGGATACtttttggtaagatcttattatCAAAATGCAGGAAACTAATCAAAAATAGCTTTTACTATGTAACCTTATGTACCTGTTTTTGGTGGTGCGTTTCAGGGGAGAGTTTCATCTGCGTGGCTACAAGCATCTGTGATGGGTTACTATGTAGCTTATTCTGAGGATCCACAGAGCGATATCTTTGATAACACAATTCCACAGCGTATCGAGCGGCAAAATATCGAAAAGGCAAAAAGAGAAGCGGAGAATAGAGTGCGggaagatgaggatgaggagGTAACACACTTGTAGAGAGCTCAGATACGGATGGTATCCACTTAGTTCAGAAACAATACTTTCACTTTTTACTGAGGCATTTTAAAAAGCTTAGACTAAAAATTGGAGATTGTTTACTTTCATATTGCAAAAATGTAGCTAGAGAAGGAATGTACATACAAAGTGAGACGAGAATGATTCAGTTCTGATCCTTTCCCTGCTTTATATTTTTCCTCTTTGATTTGATCCACTGTCTGTATCTGATTGCGTAAATAGTGAAAAGAGCAATGAAGGAGATAGAGAGTCATAGTCACAGCCACTTAGGAGACCATTTTATATAACAACAGAAACTGAACGGGCTCTGTTACAAGATTGTAAATGTTTCAGGTAGTGGTTACATCAGTACAGGAACACAAATCTATATGTGGAACTCAAAAAAGTAGGTTTTTACAATAAGATCAGAGAGAAGGCACGACGTATAAAAGTGGTGACTAGAAAAACAAGTGAATCTCGGAGTCATATCAGTGTCCTACATGACCACGCCCACCACAAGTTTTGCACATAATGTTACCAGTTCCACCACAACCTACAACAGAAGCAACATATTAGTTAAGAACTAAGAAGATGAAAGACAAAAGTAATTTGCATAGAACAAGTAAGGGATGGAGGCTTACCTAAGCAACGGACTTAAACAATGATGCCTTGGCTTTCCATAATTGAGTCTACATATAGACCAGTGCCAGAGCAAGTGGCACAGAGCAATGCACCTTTAGCTTCACAACAAGTACAACGCTGATTatcaccaatctctctctccgATATAGATAATCCTACTGGCTCCTCGATTATTTCCTCAGGAATGGGTTTATCATATCAGAACATAGACTCAAGACTGCTTCTTTGTCGGTTCACATCTCTTTTTAAGCTTGACTCAGCCTATGAATTCAAAGAATTACCTTTAGCAAACAATATGTCAATATGTTACCTCTATCAGAATCTCAATCACTCTAAGTACATTGGTAAGATTCAGATTTCCATAAGACGTTACTTACGCTAAGCTAGGCTATGTTTCCAAATATGGCTTTAGTTTCAGATACAGAGAATTCGAAATAACACAAGGCAGATCTCAGATTTAACACTCTGATACAGTCTACGACTAATCTGGTAATCCTCTCTATATGAATTAAACAACAACCCAGAGGAGgatggacaaaaaaaattacgaagAGAGGAGATTATTATTAACCttaagagatgaagaaggacgaAGGGAGCACAATCTCACGCGGCAACCGAATCCACGAGAAGGAATCCGGCGTCGGATTCCGCTAACAAAACTCGATGTCGCCGGAAAAGCAAAATCTAAAGCGGAACTCATCGTCGTATGCTCTACGCGAATTCGAAGATTGTGACGAGACTAACAAATCGTAAGATTGATCGAAagagtgatgatgaatgatgatgatagctTTGGAGAGATCGCCCACTCGTAAGTCTCTTGTCCCCATAACCGGACCGAACCGGTATAATATCCGGTtgcaatttttaattttgctaACCGAAAATTTTCAGGAATTGGTATGTTTATGAGTTGGTTGGAGAGATATCGCGATCGATTAATAAGTTTGGGATTGGACAATGGGATTGGGCTccataagaaaacaatataagtCGAACTCTTGCTGTCTTAAGGGTCCGTCGGCTTTTTAAGTGTTCACTTTTAAGATATTTCTTCATCTCTAATTTTAAAGACTAAATCAGATATTAATTTTTGGACACAAGTCACACAACTCTACAACTTTTTGGACATAAGTAATGGAACATATCTTAAAAAAAGACTAATCTAACAAATAACAATAGATAAATCTGTTTAAAAAGTTTGAGTGGTAGTCAATTACAAGGATTTGTGGTTtggtgtttagtttttttttttttttttttttNNNNNNNNNNNNNNNNNNNNNNNNNNNNNNNNNNNNNNNNNNNNNNNNNNNNNNNNNNNNNNNNNNNNNNNNNNNNNNNNNNNNNNNNNNNNNNNNNNNNNNNNNNNNNNNNNNNNNNNNNNNNNNNNNNNNNNNNNNNNNNNNNNNNNNNNNNNNNNNNNNNNTATTGATTGTATCAAATCTCCATGAGTAATCCAAGGTTTTATATCGAGTAAATTAGTAGAAGGGGACGTACGTGTTGATTCTTGTGACTTCTACTCACCTATTATTTGCATCTCAAGCAATAAAAGCAAAACTGTAAAGTGTAAACTaaagaaaagcaacaaaaaaaaagagagacaaacaaACGCGTTTGAATTGAAGACCGCGTGGCTCTAGGAACTCGGTACTTTTACTATTTGCAATTCACACTCGATTTGATTATTACGCTCGATTTTATTTGAAATTCACTAAATATTATCCTTAATCCTAATTCCTAAATACTAATCCATCGACCGACTTACTCCTTTTAGTAATAAAAGTCgactttatgtttttatttttttttccagtcgACATCATTAATATACAATTATCCGTTGTGTGACTGTGCGAGTAATAGTATACTATAAATTTCTTTATTAACTTTATCTTTGTCACAGTACGATATCCTTTATATTAACCTTTTCTACTTGTATCTTTCTGTCCCTTTTTTTGCAACTTTTTCTTTATGATCGTGGGTGTCTCAATCAGTATTTGGAATTTTTATAGTATAATTCTTATATGGAATGTATATTTATTTCCTATAATACGTTCGAACCAagaagtttcaaatttttaatatataaaaggaaagtaAATTTGAAAGCTAATAATAATGTACCAGACGACACCACCGGTCACACCCATGAGTCCATGACCCATCGTACTAGAAAGCGCATTATTCTATCAACTTCTTCTTAATACATTTTCAAGTTATCCTCATGTGATCTGGGAAGTATCAGAAGATAAGGCGGTGATTTAAGCTCAGCTACCAATAACTAGTTTAATCAATCGAGAAACAGTTAACAATTAATAGAACTAgacaaaataagcaaaacaacatatactacattacattatatatattcatcaaaatatcaaaattaatgTATCTGTTAAATAAGTTATAATTGACTCGGTTCACTTCAATGCATAGCATACATACCACTAGATACGGTTTTAGTCATAGAATAAACTTAAACAATCCCTATTTTAATCTTAAACCGGTTGTTGATTACGAACCAAACCGGAatgtttctgttttattatcATTAGGACAGTGCTTAAGGAATaagcaccaaaaaaaattgctggGTCAGCTccttaaattattatataatttgtggAAAAAGCCTATGAAGTTAATGTTCGCTATGAGACCATCCctcgtcttcttgttcttccctttGTCTACGAAGACGTAATGGAAAGAGAAAATGACGCACAGATGATCGTGGAGCCGACACATAAGCCAATTCCAAAACCCAAATCACCGTAACCCAAAACGGCAATGACAAAGTGACAAACTTTTTTCgaattctttataaaaataaactaattttatagatcctcctctgtttttgtttctgacGCTTTGTCTTCCACTGCTCTTCTTAAAGTGTTTGTGTGTTGTATTCATTCGCCTTCCTTCTCCATTTAAGCATCAATTCGAATTCgatccctcttcttcttcttcctgatatATTTCAATAAAGGTCAGTgctttatctctttctctttccgcGTAGAGTTCGTGTTTATCTCTTTCTTCATGATCTGTTAACCTATTTATAGATTCTCAACAACAAACCCCAAATTTCTTCTTTAGCTACTCTGCtctctgataaaaaaaaaaacaaactttatctatctttcttctgattttggttcTTCTCGTTTTCAGGTTTTACTCTGATTGATgggattttcattttcttcaaccCGTTTTGGTTACTTGACGACAATCACATTCCTTCTCGTTGTCTCTTGTCTTCTGTTAGGTTTCTTTACCAACCCTGTTGATTCAAGTGCCCTCCTAAAACCTAAATCTGAGCATGATTGTAGTGCTTTAAAGCACTTTCATGACTACAAATCAAAGTGTGCTTACTTGAAATCGATTGATCCATGTGCTAACCAAGGTTTCTTCGATTACCTTTCTTTCCTCTATTGTAATTTCGAAAGGTTCCCAATTTTGGGtcagtttcttctcttcctctggtTGCTTCTCTTGTTCTATCTATTGGGTCATACAGCTTCTGAgtacttttgttcttctttagaAAGTCTCTCAAAGCTTCTTAATTTGTCACCAACTGTTGCTGGCGTTACTCTTTTATCTCTTGGTAATGGTGCTCCTGATTTGTTTGCAAGTTTGGTCTCTTTCATGGGAGAATCAAAAGGTACTTATGATGTTGGTCTCAACACTGTTGTGGGAGGTTCTTCTTTTGTTACATGTGTTGTTGTTGGGGTCATTAGCATTGCGTTGCATAAGAGACGTGTAAGGGTCGAGAGAGCTGCTTTTATTAGAGATATTTGCTTCTTCTGTGCGGCGATTGGTTCTTTGGCTTTGATTTTGGTCTATGGAAAGATCAATTTCTGGGGTGCTCTTGGGTTTTGTTCACTCTATGCTGTTTATGTTGCCTTTGTGTATATCTCTTGGAGATTTGGTGGAGAAGGTTCTGACTCTGATCTTGAGTCAATCCATAAGCGTGGTAGTAGTCTTAGTGAACCAATCTTGCAGAGAGATGGGCTTGATCTTGAGCATATTGAAGATGGTGGTGTTGTTACTGGAGAGCATCAGGCTGTCGAAGATGGTGATCATCAGGGGTTTGATCACCGGAAAAGGTTGGTCATTTGGGTGATCACTCTGCCTCTCAACTTGCCAAGGATATTGACAATTCCTGTTGTGAGTGAAGCCAACTGGTCTAAACCATTAGCTGTAGCCTCTGTCACATTTGCTCCGGTTCTGTTGTCGTTTCTATGGAACTGGAAGCGGGAACCTACGAGTACTGAAGCCGGGATTGTTTATCTAATCGGGTGTTTGATCGGTATAGCTCTTGGATTCATTGCAGGAGGCACGACGAAGAAATCAACCCCACCAAAGAAATGGTTATTACCTTGGTTAGCAGGAGGGTTTGTAATGAGCATGACATGGAGTTACATGTCGGCGCAAGAGCTAGTTGCGCTTTTGACTTCCCTAGGGTACATTTTCGGTGTAAGCCCTTCGATCTTAGGCCTAACGGTCCTCGCTTGGGGGAATTCAATTGGAGATCTAATAACAAATGTGACAATGGCGCTGCACGATGGGAACGAAGGAGCTCAAGTAGCTGTATCTGGATGCTACGCCGGTCCAATCTTCAATACATTGTTCGCTCTCGGGATTTCCCTTGTTGGATGTGCGTGGCAGGTTTATCCGTCGAGCATTGTGATCAAGACAGATCCTCGTTTGTTGGAGAGTCTTGGGTTTCTGGTCATAGGACTTGTTTGGTCGTTCTTGGTTCTGTTTAGTAACCGTATGAGGCTTGGTGGTGTGATGGGCATAGGGCTTTTGGTCATTTATTTGGCTTCATTGTCTATAAGAATTATGCAAACAGTTGGAGATGCTCactaactttgttttttttttttacataacatGTGGTTTGTATAATCTTCTTCTACGCTGTAAAAGTAATCCGATTTTGTaatgtatagatatatatggATAACTTATCTAGATTGTAACGTAGATTTTTCAACACCATGTAATATATGATACAATTTCGGTTTCCTGAGGAAGAGGAACTTATGCAAAACTACTGTAACTGTATGAAttgaaatgcaaaaaaaaagttgtttacgTAAGGTTACAAGTTTCCAAAGTTTTGATAAGAAGATAAATACTACTTCGTTATTGTTTCAATGAGATTCTCTTGCTTATGGAAGCCTTATACTAGAGTTATGTAATTCAAATTGAGTAGCTAGATTTTGTAATATGTGTCACATACTGGACCAGTCAACAATCACTGCTCATACATTCAAGTAAGTAACACACATACTGATCTCATagagataatgttttttttttctttttctgccagtatatttatttatcttcaaAGGGAATTAATATACTATATTTAATTCCCAGTATTGTGGGAGTTGCTTGACGCGACAACACTTGTCTCTTTTTGCCAATTTGCATAAGAACTTAAGAtaagatgtgttttttttctttgttctattGTTAATTCCTTATCTCATGACTCGTGTACATATAACCTAATTTGGcacatttttcttgtttgtctGCAAACTGTATCTTTGGAATTAGGATAACTCCAATTTTTGGGGACACTTAGCCATGTCCGTTACCACAATATATAGCTGATTAGGGACTTTTTACATTTAAGAGAAATTTGGCCGTATTTGCTACATTCCGGTTTAATTCACCTAAttgaaaccattttttttgttttcttttcttttaatcagagttatgtttttttaaatttggaaaacgTATTAGTGGTTTGagccaaaaccacaaaaacaaccaaaaagatGATTATCTTTTATTTCATAATGAAGGTATTCACATGTAATGAACTTGGTAGCAGAATTTTGGTATTAAtgatgtcatatatatatacaatcccTGAAGTCATGAACAATGAACCTAGAACAACAATCcaatgtttttttagtttaagtGAGGTACTAAGTGAGCCTGACAGGAATTGAGTGTTCAGCAACAAACAAATTTGGCCATCCCTCTCATTAGTATTCACAACGTTTTCTTAAAATCAAGGGACCACAGATTATGATCTATTTGCAACTTTTACTTTAACTATTACAAAaacaacccaaaacaaaacttaaaaaaaattacaatacttCAAATTTTCATCGGTCGATATCGAGGACTCCGAAAACCCTAGCCAATCTCAAGGACAAGAAACAGAGGTAAATTGCAAGTAGGCCGCCACCGACAAGCTTATCAagtctcatcttcttctttggcaTTATCACAAGTGCCCAAAGCAAGCCTACCATTAAGAATCCTAGTGTCTCAAGCAACGAATTGTCACTAGGAATGATGTAGACCCCAGGGTATTCGCCCAATGAGGAAATAACTAGTGGCACGCCTAGTCCAATTACCGTGTTGAATAGTGGACCTGCNNNNNNNNNNNNNNNNNNNNNNNNNNNNNNNNNNNNNNNNNNNNNNNNNNNNNNNNNNNNNNNNNNNNNNNNNNNNNNNNNNNNNNNNNNNNNNNNNNNNNNNNNNNNNNNNNNNNNNNNNNNNNNNNNNNNNNNNNNNNNNNNNNNNNNNNNNNNNNNNNNNNNNNNNNNNNNNNNNNNNNNNNNNNNNNNNNNNNNNNNNNNNNNNNNNNNNNNNNNNNNNNNNNNNNNNNNNNNNNNNNNNNNNNNNNNNNNNNNNNNNNNNNNNNNNNNNNNNNNNNNNNNNNNNNNNNNNNNNNNNNNNNNNNNNNNNNNNNNNNNNNNNNNNNNNNNNNNNNNNNNNNNNNNNNNNNNNNNNNNNNNNNNNNNNNNNNNNNNNNNNNNNNNNNNNNNNNNNNNNNNNNNNNNNNNNNNNNNNNNNNNNNNNNNNNNNNNNNNNNNNNNNNNNNNNNNNNNNNNNNNNNNNNNNNNNNNNNNNNNNNNNNNNNNNNNNNNNNNNNNNNNNNNNNNNNNNNNNNNNNNNNNNNNNNNNNNNNNNNNNNNNNNNNNNNNNNNNNNNNNNNNNNNNNNNNNNNNNNNNNNNNNNNNNNNNNNNNNNNNNNNNNNNNNNNNNNNNNNNNNNNNNNNNNNNNNNNNNNNNNNNNNNNNNNNNNNNNNNNNNNNNNNNNNNNNNNNNNNNNNNNNNNNNNNNNNNNNNNNNNNNNNNNNNNNNNNNNNNNNNNNNNNNNNNNNNNNNNNNNNNNNNNNNNNNNNNNNNNNNNNNNNNNNNNNNNNNNNNNNNNNNNNNNNNNNNNNNNNNNNNNNNNNNNNNNNNNNNNNNNNNNNNNNNNNNNNNNNNNNNNNNNNNNNNNNNNNNNNNNNNNNNNNNNNNNNNNNNNNNNNNNNNNNNNNNNNNNNNNNNNNNNNNNNNNNNNNNNNNNNNNNNNNNNNNNNNNNNNNNNNNNNNNNNNNNNNNNNNNNNNNNNNNNNNNNNNNNNNNNNNNNNNNNNNNNTTCTTTGGCATTATCACAAGTGCCCAAAGCAAGCCTACCATTAAGAATCCTAGTGTCTCAAGCAACGAATTGTCACTAGGAATGATGTAGACCCCAGGGTATTCGCCCAATGAGGAAATAACTAGTGGCACGCCTAGTCCAATTACCGTGTTGAATAGTGGACCTGCATAGCAACCCGAAAGTGCTATCTGCGCACCGTCGTTGCCTCCGTGGATCGCCACGGTCACATTGGCGATTAGATCGCCTAAAGAATTGCCCCAAGCTAGGACGGTTAGTCCTAGCACGGAAGGGCTAATCCCAAAGATATTCCCTAAGGATATTAACAAAGAGACTAGCTCTTGTGCTATGATGTATGTCCATGTCACACTCATTGTGAAGCCTCCGAGAAGCCAAACTAATGAGAATTTCTTCGGCGGATGTGATTTTTCTGTCGTCAAGTATGCTAAGATACCGAGGATTAGCCCGATAGATCCTGAAATTATGTACAAGAATAGGTTTCTTTGGGATCCGCTGTAATGAGAACAGTAGAGTTCGGTTAGTAGAACAGGCGCGATGGCTGTGGATACCACCGCGCAAGGCCTTGACCATTTTTCTTCGCAAATCACGGGAATAGTGAGCCGCCGGGGGAGATATAGAGGTAGTCCTACGATGCTCACTAGCACTGAGAAGCAAGACCGGTGCCTTTTTGGAGGCTCAAGAAACACAATCTTGAATTCTTGGGCTGGTTTCTCTGGCAAAACCAGTTTCTCTTCAGCTATACAGCCTAGCAACGGGACGCCCATCTCGGCTAAATCCTCTCTGCTACGAAGAATCTGATCGGACATACGTTTCTTGCGGTCAAAGAAATGTGAAACCGATAAGAACCCNNNNNNNNNNNNNNNNNNNNNNNNNNNNNNNNNNNNNNNNNNNNNNNNNNNNNNNNNNNNNNNNNNNNNNNNNNNNNNNNNNNNNNNNN contains:
- the LOC104735832 gene encoding protein PNS1-like; the protein is MQEIEQPVTPPAAEQQTLPGRFFRCLFTCIFYTQLTLISIFVIFLTLRGLVFTKSPNFHPKKWYTPLLSSVAISGILSLAWNCFFVCNIRATVKATLWFTPILTISVGLFLILYDKNVVLGFGVLLVVYSIVTAMYGWLYVMNKHEFTFKMMSIATGLLPARTRAIAVGSVIISVFYSGFLVAGIGGATATRTRPDILFISILVISLAWTMQVLKNVQEVAISKATYVYFRRDELINACDALCATLKNQLGSVCIGSTLVPLIVLFRGSIRCSNLQDGCDDDQDIYTSTRGCFWIANHIILSGNRYGFVHVGAYNKGFVQASSDTWRTFRTVAGFEQLIDFDITSSICFYSAMGIGAISALTAGIWELLIQKDHFFELTIYAFIIGYFLGRVSSAWLQASVMGYYVAYSEDPQSDIFDNTIPQRIERQNIEKAKREAENRVREDEDEEVTHL
- the LOC104735836 gene encoding cation/calcium exchanger 1-like, translated to MSDQILRSREDLAEMGVPLLGCIAEEKLVLPEKPAQEFKIVFLEPPKRHRSCFSVLVSIVGLPLYLPRRLTIPVICEEKWSRPCAVVSTAIAPVLLTELYCSHYSGSQRNLFLYIISGSIGLILGILAYLTTEKSHPPKKFSLVWLLGGFTMSVTWTYIIAQELVSLLISLGNIFGISPSVLGLTVLAWGNSLGDLIANVTVAIHGGNDGAQIALSGCYAGPLFNTVIGLGVPLVISSLGEYPGVYIIPSDNSLLETLGFLMVGLLWALVIMPKKKMRLDKLVGGGLLAIYLCFLSLRLARVFGVLDIDR
- the LOC104735834 gene encoding cation/calcium exchanger 2-like, with amino-acid sequence MGFSFSSTRFGYLTTITFLLVVSCLLLGFFTNPVDSSALLKPKSEHDCSALKHFHDYKSKCAYLKSIDPCANQGFFDYLSFLYCNFERFPILGQFLLFLWLLLLFYLLGHTASEYFCSSLESLSKLLNLSPTVAGVTLLSLGNGAPDLFASLVSFMGESKGTYDVGLNTVVGGSSFVTCVVVGVISIALHKRRVRVERAAFIRDICFFCAAIGSLALILVYGKINFWGALGFCSLYAVYVAFVYISWRFGGEGSDSDLESIHKRGSSLSEPILQRDGLDLEHIEDGGVVTGEHQAVEDGDHQGFDHRKRLVIWVITLPLNLPRILTIPVVSEANWSKPLAVASVTFAPVLLSFLWNWKREPTSTEAGIVYLIGCLIGIALGFIAGGTTKKSTPPKKWLLPWLAGGFVMSMTWSYMSAQELVALLTSLGYIFGVSPSILGLTVLAWGNSIGDLITNVTMALHDGNEGAQVAVSGCYAGPIFNTLFALGISLVGCAWQVYPSSIVIKTDPRLLESLGFLVIGLVWSFLVLFSNRMRLGGVMGIGLLVIYLASLSIRIMQTVGDAH